One stretch of Bacteroidia bacterium DNA includes these proteins:
- a CDS encoding type I restriction-modification system subunit M, giving the protein MSEDQKRILEQQLWNIANTLRGKMNADEFRDYILGFIFYKYLSEKMEIFANDILKQDKIKFREITPKTAQANDFLEAIKEEALEKLGYFLRPEELFTEVAKRGMGNNEDIDLFDESKTNFILEDLQKILTNIQLSTMGTDSEEDFDNLFEDMDLNSTKLGKTPEARNTIIAKVLTHLDKIDFKLENTELDVLGDAYEYLIGQFASGAGKKAGEFYTPQEVSKILAKIVTTGKQKLKSVYDPTCGSGSLLLRVAREVKDVAMFYGQEMNRTTYNLARMNMILHGVHYRQFDIKQEDTLEYPQHIEHLPFEAIVANPPFSAKWSANPIFTSDDRFSQYGKLAPASKADFAFVQHMIYHLAENGTMAIVLPHGALFRGGAEQHIRKFLIENKNYLDAVIGLPEKIFFGTDIPTCIMVFKKCRENPNDVVFIDASQHYAKGTQNYLRQEDIDKIINTYQNRITEDKYSFVASLEQIRENDYNLNIPRYVDTFEEEEEIDLDAVSAKLVDLEKAIKTTESEIAKFCKELNISTPF; this is encoded by the coding sequence ATGAGTGAAGACCAAAAACGAATATTAGAACAACAACTTTGGAATATAGCCAATACGCTGAGAGGCAAAATGAATGCGGACGAGTTTCGTGACTATATTTTAGGCTTCATTTTCTATAAATACCTGAGCGAGAAAATGGAAATTTTCGCAAACGACATCTTGAAGCAAGACAAAATCAAGTTTCGGGAAATAACGCCAAAAACAGCACAAGCCAACGACTTTTTGGAAGCAATCAAAGAAGAAGCCTTGGAAAAGTTAGGTTACTTCCTTAGACCCGAAGAACTCTTTACCGAAGTGGCTAAAAGAGGAATGGGCAACAATGAAGACATTGACCTTTTTGACGAAAGCAAAACAAACTTCATATTGGAAGACCTTCAAAAAATACTGACCAACATACAGCTGAGTACAATGGGTACTGACAGCGAAGAGGACTTTGACAACCTCTTTGAAGATATGGATTTGAACAGTACCAAATTGGGCAAGACACCCGAAGCAAGAAATACAATTATTGCAAAGGTGCTAACGCACCTTGACAAGATTGATTTCAAGTTGGAAAATACGGAATTAGATGTTTTGGGTGATGCTTACGAATATTTGATTGGTCAATTTGCCAGCGGAGCAGGTAAAAAAGCAGGTGAATTTTACACCCCACAGGAAGTTTCTAAAATATTGGCAAAGATTGTTACTACAGGAAAGCAAAAACTAAAATCAGTTTACGACCCTACTTGTGGTTCAGGCTCTTTGTTGTTGCGTGTAGCCCGAGAAGTTAAAGACGTGGCAATGTTTTACGGACAAGAGATGAACCGTACAACATACAACCTTGCCCGAATGAATATGATTTTGCACGGTGTGCATTATCGCCAGTTTGACATTAAGCAAGAAGATACACTTGAATATCCTCAACATATAGAACATTTACCTTTTGAAGCCATTGTTGCCAATCCGCCTTTTTCTGCCAAATGGAGTGCGAACCCTATTTTTACAAGTGATGACCGTTTTAGCCAATACGGAAAATTAGCACCTGCAAGCAAAGCAGATTTTGCCTTTGTGCAACATATGATTTACCATTTGGCTGAAAATGGAACTATGGCCATTGTATTACCACACGGTGCACTGTTCAGAGGTGGAGCAGAACAACACATTCGTAAATTTTTGATTGAAAACAAAAACTACTTAGATGCGGTGATTGGCTTACCCGAAAAGATATTTTTTGGAACGGACATTCCGACTTGTATAATGGTTTTCAAGAAATGCAGAGAAAATCCAAATGATGTAGTTTTTATTGATGCCAGCCAACACTATGCAAAAGGAACTCAGAATTATTTGAGACAAGAGGACATTGATAAAATCATAAACACCTATCAAAACAGGATAACAGAAGACAAGTATAGTTTTGTGGCTTCTCTTGAACAGATACGTGAAAACGATTACAACTTGAACATACCTCGCTATGTAGATACATTTGAGGAAGAAGAGGAAATTGATTTAGATGCAGTTTCTGCCAAATTGGTTGACTTGGAGAAAGCCATCAAAACTACTGAAAGCGAGATAGCTAAATTTTGTAAAGAATTGAACATTTCAACGCCTTTTTAA
- a CDS encoding DUF1837 domain-containing protein, which yields MKISITDKAFLDAFDHLNSYYLDEHKKNALDLFILKTNANEFDISHLQNCLLEPLASYSLSRKVKEKYKNKPMELSTKAREKFIDYLKNKGELGELLLYCFLESHLNAPKILSKLELKTSTSLYVNGADGVHYLKLSDGNYQLIFGESKSIADLTSAISESFKSIYEFKNEINSKGNSKSGLRYEKSLISDHLEKETFSEEEKEFIEKIIYPVRTNTFEVDDAFGIFIGYEIKVSSEMKRLTQIDFRKEVKNQIENEINGKLDFIKKKIEDYELFGHNFYIYILPFTNLAKSNSTILISITK from the coding sequence ATGAAAATAAGTATAACAGATAAAGCTTTTTTAGATGCATTTGACCACCTAAATTCTTATTATTTAGATGAACACAAAAAGAATGCTCTTGACTTATTCATCTTAAAGACGAATGCTAATGAATTTGACATAAGCCATTTACAAAACTGTTTATTAGAACCGCTTGCAAGCTATTCTTTATCTCGAAAAGTTAAAGAAAAGTATAAAAACAAACCAATGGAGCTTTCTACAAAAGCCAGAGAAAAATTCATAGATTACTTAAAAAACAAAGGAGAATTAGGAGAGCTATTATTGTACTGCTTTTTGGAATCACATTTGAATGCTCCTAAAATCTTATCTAAATTAGAATTGAAGACTTCAACCAGCCTTTATGTAAACGGGGCTGATGGTGTTCATTATCTTAAACTATCGGACGGAAATTATCAGTTAATTTTCGGTGAATCAAAAAGCATAGCGGATTTAACTTCCGCAATTTCTGAATCCTTTAAGTCAATATATGAGTTCAAGAATGAAATAAATTCGAAAGGCAATTCAAAAAGTGGTCTTCGTTATGAAAAAAGTTTAATAAGCGACCACCTTGAAAAAGAAACCTTTTCAGAGGAGGAGAAAGAATTTATCGAAAAAATTATTTATCCAGTCCGTACAAATACATTTGAGGTTGATGACGCTTTTGGCATCTTCATTGGCTATGAAATAAAAGTCTCCTCTGAAATGAAGCGGCTAACTCAAATCGATTTCCGTAAAGAAGTAAAGAACCAAATTGAAAACGAGATTAATGGCAAGTTAGATTTCATTAAAAAGAAAATAGAAGATTACGAATTATTTGGTCATAATTTTTATATCTACATTCTGCCTTTCACAAACCTAGCTAAGTCAAATAGTACCATTCTTATAAGTATAACCAAATGA
- a CDS encoding integrase core domain-containing protein, translating to MKIMVVDEFLEQGKPKSIVLKHVGLARSSYYYTSTGTKPGKKTSQFVYDLENNRHDLEYVLQETKKLLEGEFVDYGYYKTYRYLNQEKGLKIGAYRTYKLMKEHNLLKFQRNNTKRTSRNWVKDLVPNVQSEFSFLEFDIKYVYIQGTRSNAQVLTVLDVFSRWQLGQYIANSIKSEDVIRLFEQIFETYPMPKQFIVRNDNGSQFEATIVQEYLRQKGVNQEFTKPATPQQNAHIESYHSILESAVCQRFEFEDLQDFKQVMHRWKKFYNFERIHGGLQYMSPRKFLESIQVEIDPTW from the coding sequence ATGAAAATCATGGTTGTTGACGAGTTTTTAGAGCAAGGGAAGCCAAAATCAATAGTGTTGAAGCATGTAGGGTTAGCTAGAAGTAGCTATTATTATACATCTACTGGCACAAAACCCGGTAAAAAGACCTCTCAGTTTGTCTATGATTTAGAAAACAACAGGCATGATTTGGAGTATGTTTTGCAAGAAACCAAGAAACTTTTGGAGGGAGAATTTGTGGATTACGGTTATTATAAAACCTATCGCTATTTAAACCAAGAAAAGGGGTTAAAGATAGGTGCTTATAGAACCTACAAACTCATGAAAGAGCATAATTTACTGAAATTTCAACGCAATAATACCAAAAGAACTAGCCGAAATTGGGTAAAAGACCTCGTCCCTAATGTACAAAGCGAATTTAGTTTCCTTGAATTTGACATTAAGTATGTTTATATCCAAGGAACACGCTCAAATGCACAAGTACTGACCGTTTTAGATGTTTTTTCAAGATGGCAACTTGGACAATACATCGCAAATTCTATTAAATCAGAAGATGTAATTAGACTTTTTGAGCAAATTTTTGAAACTTATCCTATGCCTAAGCAATTTATCGTAAGAAATGATAATGGTTCTCAATTTGAAGCAACAATAGTTCAGGAATATTTAAGACAAAAAGGAGTTAATCAGGAATTTACGAAGCCTGCTACTCCGCAACAGAATGCACATATTGAGTCCTATCATTCAATCTTAGAGAGTGCTGTTTGTCAGAGATTTGAGTTTGAAGATTTGCAAGATTTCAAACAAGTGATGCATAGATGGAAAAAATTTTATAACTTCGAAAGAATACATGGAGGTTTACAATATATGTCTCCTCGAAAATTCCTCGAATCAATACAAGTAGAAATAGACCCTACGTGGTAA
- a CDS encoding transposase gives MSKHRKTWSSEEKEKIVLYSIEHGVSVASREFGVSSVSIYSWKEKFDQLGKTGLPPGSMSDSERELKQLRRENEALKRIVAEKELAIQIKDSLLKKSQSLKK, from the coding sequence ATGTCAAAGCATAGGAAAACGTGGTCTTCAGAAGAAAAGGAGAAGATAGTACTTTACTCAATTGAGCATGGGGTTAGTGTTGCTTCAAGGGAATTTGGGGTGTCGTCTGTAAGTATTTATAGTTGGAAAGAGAAGTTTGACCAACTGGGTAAAACAGGTTTACCTCCAGGGTCGATGTCAGATTCTGAGCGTGAGTTAAAACAATTGCGTCGAGAAAACGAAGCTCTTAAACGGATCGTGGCCGAAAAAGAGTTAGCTATTCAGATTAAAGATTCCCTTTTAAAAAAAAGTCAATCCCTAAAGAAATGA
- a CDS encoding S8 family peptidase produces the protein MMKDTVLHTVEMKIVKQFYMLFLICSFMGKVNGQAIETYQHSVKMPLILTNAMGEVPVLILVDENIDIAALNQYDVRIETKAGNVWSVLVPQSNLSVLSSIQGVKAIEPALRINAAQMKMDSVRKVMNVDKVHNGLLNDLPDNFKGKGVIVGIVDIGFNYQHPAFYASDSTTYRVSRVWQQNHDEGTPPQGYDYGSELIGKDAIFKDIDLNGTHGTHVAGIAAGSGIGSPNLKYQGHAPEAELVFVSLKYFNDELPGSAMSDYLVANPAIIDAYNYIFSYAKSQGKPAVINLSWGMHTGPHDGTSLFDLATNNLIGEGLILVGAAGNEGTNAMHFDAQLRGDTVKTMVIENQRFEYPKEEVYVDMWGSGNSVFSVSAHLIDTSGSIVYESPFLASSKTGANSHSYDTDSGKFTVISFITAYYVPNGKPNIRLLLTNPNPAKYNIGLKITSPYSDVHAWNSGGIYRYTSGRFVNKHNTIDFSSTYKAGNTAYTVGENGGTSKSVITVGSMTAKNLYYGIYNDTLNDQSYSQIGTITPFSSRGPTADGRIKPDILAPGMDVAAPIFLREYPGWAWNKIVAFSTFNSDSFAYAVFSGTSMASPQVTGTVALMLQANPKLTSFQIKQILAKTALVDDNTGAVPNNNAGWGKVNTFEAVKESYRILSAGSLTFNQQTIIAFPNPTSNAVTIQSEHKTISQIEIYSINGVLIQRNSYTQPTNIVELSLAEMKQGLYIIKVDGQVIRLLVD, from the coding sequence ATGATGAAAGACACAGTTTTACATACAGTTGAAATGAAAATAGTTAAACAATTTTACATGCTATTTTTGATTTGCTCTTTTATGGGTAAAGTAAACGGGCAAGCAATAGAAACCTATCAACATAGTGTCAAAATGCCGTTGATTCTAACAAATGCTATGGGCGAAGTGCCGGTTCTGATACTTGTTGATGAAAATATTGATATTGCAGCATTGAATCAATACGATGTGCGTATAGAAACAAAAGCCGGCAATGTTTGGAGCGTACTTGTGCCACAAAGTAATTTATCTGTTTTATCCTCAATTCAAGGTGTTAAGGCAATTGAACCTGCACTCAGGATTAATGCTGCACAAATGAAAATGGATTCAGTGCGAAAGGTGATGAACGTTGATAAGGTGCACAACGGGCTTTTAAATGACTTGCCTGATAATTTTAAAGGAAAGGGAGTGATTGTTGGAATTGTTGATATCGGTTTCAATTATCAACATCCTGCATTTTACGCATCAGATAGCACAACCTACCGAGTGAGTAGAGTGTGGCAACAAAATCACGATGAAGGCACTCCTCCACAAGGATATGACTATGGTTCAGAGCTTATAGGCAAGGATGCCATATTCAAAGATATAGACTTAAACGGGACGCACGGTACACACGTTGCCGGAATTGCAGCAGGTAGCGGGATTGGATCGCCAAACCTTAAATATCAAGGACATGCACCGGAAGCTGAATTGGTTTTTGTGAGTTTAAAATATTTTAATGACGAATTGCCGGGCAGCGCAATGAGCGATTATTTAGTTGCAAATCCTGCTATTATTGATGCTTACAATTACATTTTTAGTTATGCTAAATCTCAAGGGAAGCCCGCTGTTATTAACCTCAGTTGGGGTATGCACACGGGTCCGCATGACGGAACCTCTCTTTTTGATTTGGCTACCAATAACTTGATTGGAGAAGGGCTGATTCTAGTTGGAGCGGCAGGAAATGAAGGAACAAATGCGATGCACTTTGATGCGCAATTACGTGGTGATACGGTGAAAACGATGGTTATAGAAAACCAGCGCTTTGAATACCCCAAAGAGGAAGTATATGTTGATATGTGGGGGAGTGGCAATTCGGTTTTCTCTGTATCTGCCCATTTAATTGATACAAGCGGAAGTATTGTATATGAAAGTCCTTTCTTAGCTTCAAGTAAAACAGGTGCAAACTCACACTCATACGATACTGACTCAGGCAAATTCACTGTGATTTCTTTTATCACTGCATATTATGTTCCCAATGGTAAACCCAATATCAGACTATTGTTAACCAACCCTAATCCGGCAAAATACAATATAGGTCTGAAAATCACTTCGCCTTATTCAGATGTACATGCATGGAATTCCGGTGGTATTTATAGATATACTTCCGGTCGCTTTGTGAACAAGCACAACACAATTGACTTTTCGTCCACCTACAAAGCCGGAAATACTGCTTATACAGTAGGGGAGAATGGAGGAACCTCTAAAAGCGTGATTACTGTTGGTTCTATGACTGCTAAAAACTTATATTATGGCATTTACAACGACACACTCAATGATCAGTCCTATTCGCAAATTGGCACTATCACACCATTTAGTAGCAGAGGTCCTACTGCTGACGGAAGAATTAAACCCGATATTTTAGCTCCCGGTATGGATGTGGCTGCTCCTATTTTTTTGAGAGAATATCCGGGCTGGGCGTGGAATAAGATTGTTGCTTTCTCAACTTTTAATTCAGATTCTTTTGCTTATGCGGTTTTTTCCGGCACATCCATGGCCTCTCCTCAAGTTACAGGAACAGTTGCCTTAATGTTACAAGCAAACCCAAAATTAACCTCATTCCAGATTAAACAAATATTAGCTAAAACTGCCTTGGTAGATGACAACACAGGCGCGGTTCCTAATAATAATGCCGGATGGGGAAAGGTGAATACATTTGAAGCCGTAAAGGAATCATATAGAATTTTGAGTGCCGGCAGTCTTACATTCAATCAACAAACAATCATTGCCTTTCCTAATCCGACTTCAAACGCAGTAACAATACAATCAGAGCACAAAACAATCTCTCAAATAGAAATTTATTCTATCAACGGGGTTTTAATACAACGCAATTCATATACACAACCCACAAATATTGTAGAATTGTCGCTTGCCGAAATGAAGCAGGGACTTTACATTATCAAGGTAGATGGACAAGTGATAAGGTTGTTGGTGGACTAA
- a CDS encoding restriction endonuclease subunit S, with product MMRNTNTKPVLRFPEFKEDWKPVQLKEILKEHKSRNTKNQVEEVFSVAKEKGVINQIEHLGRSYASEDISNYKVIYPNDVVYTKSPTAGFPFGIIKQNKLDRTGVVSVLYAVFKPKNVELGLLLDIYFSSWVNTYNYLVPLVHKGAKNTMNIGNEDFLNGAKIYLPTQKDEQKKITDFLIQIDNRIAQLTEKKENLELYKKGITQKIFSQKLRFKDENGKGFPEWKKHSIKKVLDRYSKPVDVNPSQLYTQIGIRSHGKGIFHKEAVSGKSLGNKRVFWIEEDKLILNIVFAWERAITKTTSSEKGMVASHRFPMYQPKQGLLNLDYILLFFLTPRGKTYLELASPGGAGRNKTLGQSEFEKLKIYLPSIEEQEKIVSFLNEISKQIELVNEQLEETRTFKRALLSKLFC from the coding sequence ATGATGAGAAATACCAATACAAAACCAGTTTTGCGATTTCCTGAATTTAAAGAGGATTGGAAACCTGTACAACTCAAGGAAATTTTAAAAGAACATAAATCAAGAAACACGAAAAACCAAGTTGAGGAAGTGTTTTCTGTCGCCAAAGAAAAAGGTGTTATTAACCAAATAGAACATTTAGGAAGGTCTTATGCTTCTGAAGATATTTCAAATTACAAAGTAATTTATCCAAATGATGTCGTTTACACAAAAAGCCCAACAGCAGGATTTCCTTTTGGTATTATCAAACAAAATAAATTAGACCGTACTGGAGTAGTTTCTGTACTGTATGCAGTATTTAAACCAAAAAATGTTGAATTGGGTTTATTGCTTGATATTTATTTTTCTTCTTGGGTAAACACTTACAATTATCTTGTGCCCTTGGTTCATAAAGGTGCTAAAAACACAATGAACATTGGAAATGAAGATTTTTTAAATGGTGCTAAAATTTACCTTCCAACTCAAAAAGATGAACAGAAAAAAATCACAGATTTTTTAATTCAGATAGACAACCGCATTGCTCAACTCACAGAGAAAAAAGAGAATTTAGAGCTATACAAGAAAGGAATTACGCAAAAAATATTCTCCCAAAAACTTCGCTTTAAAGATGAAAATGGCAAGGGATTTCCTGAATGGAAAAAACATTCTATAAAGAAAGTTCTAGACAGATATTCTAAACCTGTAGATGTTAACCCAAGTCAATTATACACTCAAATCGGAATCAGGTCACACGGAAAAGGAATTTTTCATAAAGAAGCTGTTTCAGGTAAAAGTCTCGGAAATAAGAGAGTATTTTGGATTGAAGAAGACAAGCTAATTCTAAATATTGTTTTTGCTTGGGAAAGAGCAATTACAAAGACAACATCATCAGAAAAAGGAATGGTAGCATCTCATAGGTTTCCTATGTATCAACCAAAACAAGGATTGTTAAACCTTGATTATATCCTTTTATTTTTCCTTACACCAAGAGGTAAAACATACCTTGAATTAGCTTCACCAGGAGGAGCAGGAAGAAATAAAACACTCGGGCAATCAGAATTTGAAAAATTGAAGATTTATCTTCCATCAATTGAAGAGCAAGAAAAAATTGTTTCATTTCTAAATGAAATAAGCAAACAAATTGAATTAGTCAATGAGCAGTTGGAAGAAACCCGAACCTTTAAAAGGGCATTGTTAAGTAAATTATTTTGCTAA
- a CDS encoding type I restriction endonuclease subunit R, translating to MAKQSEQILEEQLIAQLQKLGYGYISLNSEAALLGNLKNQLEKHNNISLSDAEFDKVLNLLNKGSVFEKSKTLRQKQHIVRDNGDNLYFEFLNTEHWCQNQYQVTNQVSQEGKYKNRYDVTILINGLPLVQIELKRRGLELKEAFNQVNRYQRHSFGANSALYQYVQIFIISNGVNTKYYANNRNQSFKQTFYWTDVENKRLTNILNGFTDAFLEPCHISKMICKYIVLNEAYKIPMVLRPYQFYAVEALIDRVKNSNKNGYIWHTTGSGKTLTSFKASQILMNLPEVHKVVFVVDRKDLDYQTTKEFNSFSDGCIDGTDNTANLVKQFIGTYKDKKGEAKNTKLIVTTIQKLNTAISKLKYEKKMTDLKDKRIIFIFDECHRSQFGETHNRIKEYFNNAQMFGFTGTPIFADNANKNELGKRTTKDLFEDCLHKYVITDAIKDENVLKFSVEYVGRYKQKDTATEIDIEVEDIDTQELMEDEKRLEKIADYIINNHNRKTHSRDFSAMFCVDSVKSLIRYYDIFKRKKLAGEHNLNIATIFSYAANEDDADANGFIPEEVSVVEEPRALYGLQAHSREKLDEFIEDYNQLYDVKYSTKTSEDFYNYYNDISKKLKDRERQPENVNNRIDVLLVVNMFLTGFDAKKVNTLYVDKNLKYHGLIQAFSRTNRILNEQKSQGNIVVFRNLKNRTDEAITLFSNKEAIEVIIMKPYEDYVAKFDEAFEKLLEVTPTTDAVNDLESEDDELNFIKAFRDLMRIKNILTAFSDFKWEDLQMNEQLFEDFKSKYLDLYDKVKSNHQKEKVSILEDVDFELELIHRDEINVAYIIQLLIKLKSQTQKDTTKAEKEIFNLLSTEATLRSKRELIEKFILENLPVISDPDNITTAFEEFWNEEQQKEFSKIVQEENLSAEKTEKLIEDYLFAEREPLRDEVLELIEGEKPSLLQRKKLGDRILKRIVDFVETFINGMNLN from the coding sequence ATGGCTAAACAAAGCGAACAAATATTAGAAGAACAGTTGATTGCCCAGTTACAAAAATTGGGTTACGGTTATATATCGCTCAATAGTGAAGCGGCTTTGTTGGGCAACCTTAAAAACCAATTAGAAAAGCACAACAATATTTCTCTTTCAGATGCTGAATTTGACAAAGTGCTAAACCTTTTGAACAAAGGTTCAGTTTTTGAAAAATCAAAAACACTTCGACAAAAACAACACATTGTAAGAGACAACGGAGATAATCTCTATTTTGAATTTTTGAATACAGAACATTGGTGTCAAAACCAATATCAGGTAACCAACCAAGTAAGCCAAGAAGGGAAATACAAAAACCGTTATGATGTTACCATTCTAATCAACGGTTTGCCCTTGGTTCAAATAGAACTAAAACGCAGAGGTTTAGAACTGAAAGAAGCGTTTAACCAAGTAAATCGCTATCAACGCCATTCATTTGGTGCAAATTCTGCTTTGTATCAATATGTTCAAATTTTCATTATCAGCAACGGAGTAAACACAAAGTATTACGCCAATAACCGCAACCAAAGTTTTAAGCAAACTTTTTATTGGACAGATGTTGAGAACAAGCGATTGACCAATATTCTCAACGGTTTTACAGATGCTTTTCTAGAACCTTGCCACATCAGTAAAATGATTTGCAAGTACATTGTTTTGAATGAGGCTTACAAAATACCAATGGTGCTTCGTCCGTATCAATTCTATGCAGTAGAAGCATTGATTGACAGAGTAAAAAACTCCAACAAAAACGGTTATATATGGCATACGACAGGTTCGGGCAAGACTTTAACCAGTTTTAAAGCCAGTCAAATTTTGATGAATTTGCCAGAAGTTCACAAAGTTGTTTTTGTGGTGGACAGAAAAGATTTGGATTATCAAACCACCAAAGAGTTCAACAGTTTTAGTGACGGTTGCATTGACGGAACAGACAACACCGCCAATTTGGTAAAGCAGTTTATCGGTACATACAAAGACAAAAAAGGCGAAGCCAAAAACACAAAACTGATTGTTACCACCATTCAGAAACTCAATACTGCCATCAGTAAATTGAAGTACGAAAAGAAAATGACAGACTTGAAAGACAAGCGAATTATTTTCATTTTTGACGAGTGCCACCGAAGCCAATTTGGAGAAACACACAACAGAATAAAAGAGTATTTCAACAATGCTCAAATGTTCGGATTTACAGGAACTCCCATTTTTGCCGACAATGCCAACAAAAACGAATTGGGCAAACGCACAACCAAAGACCTTTTTGAAGACTGTTTGCACAAATACGTAATTACAGATGCCATCAAAGATGAAAACGTATTGAAGTTTTCAGTTGAGTATGTAGGCAGATACAAGCAAAAAGACACAGCAACCGAAATTGATATTGAGGTTGAAGACATTGACACGCAAGAGTTGATGGAAGATGAAAAGCGATTAGAAAAAATTGCTGATTACATCATCAACAATCATAACCGAAAAACGCACAGTAGAGATTTTTCGGCAATGTTTTGCGTGGACAGCGTAAAGTCATTGATTCGCTATTACGATATTTTCAAACGCAAAAAATTAGCAGGAGAACACAATCTAAATATTGCAACCATTTTCAGCTATGCAGCCAACGAAGATGATGCAGATGCCAATGGCTTTATTCCCGAAGAAGTTTCTGTAGTTGAAGAACCGAGAGCATTATATGGCTTGCAAGCCCACAGCCGTGAGAAGTTGGATGAATTTATTGAAGACTACAATCAATTGTATGATGTAAAGTATTCCACCAAAACCAGTGAGGATTTTTACAACTACTACAACGATATTTCAAAGAAACTGAAAGACCGTGAACGCCAACCCGAAAATGTAAATAATCGCATAGATGTTTTATTGGTGGTGAATATGTTCCTAACAGGTTTTGATGCCAAAAAAGTGAACACACTTTACGTTGACAAGAACTTAAAATATCACGGATTGATTCAAGCATTCAGCCGAACCAATCGTATTTTAAACGAGCAGAAATCGCAGGGTAATATTGTTGTTTTCAGAAATCTGAAAAACAGAACAGACGAAGCCATTACCCTATTCAGCAACAAAGAAGCGATTGAGGTTATTATAATGAAACCTTATGAAGATTATGTTGCCAAGTTTGATGAAGCCTTTGAAAAGTTGTTGGAAGTTACACCGACAACAGATGCAGTTAACGACCTTGAAAGCGAAGATGACGAACTGAATTTCATTAAGGCATTTCGTGACTTGATGAGAATTAAAAACATTCTCACTGCCTTTTCAGACTTCAAATGGGAAGACCTGCAAATGAACGAGCAACTTTTTGAGGACTTCAAAAGCAAATACCTTGACTTATACGACAAAGTAAAAAGCAACCACCAAAAAGAGAAAGTTTCCATTTTGGAAGATGTTGACTTTGAATTGGAGTTGATACACCGTGATGAAATCAATGTTGCTTATATCATTCAGCTTTTAATCAAACTGAAATCTCAAACACAGAAAGACACGACAAAAGCAGAAAAGGAAATTTTCAATTTATTGAGTACAGAAGCTACTCTAAGAAGCAAACGAGAGCTCATAGAGAAATTTATTTTAGAGAATCTTCCAGTCATAAGCGACCCCGACAACATTACAACTGCCTTTGAGGAGTTTTGGAACGAAGAACAACAAAAGGAATTTTCTAAAATTGTACAAGAAGAAAATCTATCTGCCGAGAAAACCGAAAAACTCATTGAAGATTATCTTTTTGCAGAAAGAGAACCACTCCGTGACGAAGTTTTGGAACTCATTGAAGGCGAAAAACCAAGCTTACTGCAACGTAAAAAATTAGGAGACCGAATTTTGAAACGGATTGTTGATTTTGTAGAGACATTTATTAACGGAATGAATTTGAATTGA